Proteins co-encoded in one Capsicum annuum cultivar UCD-10X-F1 chromosome 9, UCD10Xv1.1, whole genome shotgun sequence genomic window:
- the LOC107853519 gene encoding probable F-box protein At2g36090 isoform X1 has product MLELGWPWKLEPSQKWIKISPFTDHDQYSASKLLFSDDLRIMATSVTSAESTGSLSSDLFYDILRRLDGATLASAACACEAFCSISKEEKLWENVCSSMWPSTNRDDVKGLISSIGGFKKFYADCFPLIVNKEVPEFQWNEYLEYSEELTEAEYYGDMDDFEIVAPSDFVSIVDVRYKDKTICSKVLWGIPNANGFPHWFYSCPFRIDLFTYTTRDDEHAEEVTLSVSDGLPPITSMEKERKDGKLWQELRDGIRLSWIVVNTKIKQAANLSSWSSLGGQRHWPTDKDFLLRFGSVLPAKDILPCQAVECIVLMKFRVIYSEAGGIPTTLKLTELSMQLGDMEGAHLNGRNSLLVLKDALSSKRSKNYNETLESCQLYSKVQSELREEKMRNESRLDRLYILGGIMTCITVCFYLW; this is encoded by the exons ATGTTGGAGCTTGGATGGCCGTGGAAATTGGAACCTTCGCAAAAATGGATCAAAATTTCCCCTTTCACAGACCATGATCAATATTCAGCGTCAAAGCTTTTGTTTAGCG ATGACCTGAGGATTATGGCCACATCAGTTACATCTGCTGAAAGCACAGGATCCTTAAGTAGTGATCTGTTCTACGACATACTCAGGCGTCTTGATGGTGCAACTTTGGCTAGTGCTGCCTGTGCATGTGAAGCATTCTGCTCGATTTCCAAGGAAGAGAAGCTTTGGGAAAATGTATGCTCTTCTATGTGGCCTTCAACCAACAGGGATGACGTCAAAGGATTAATATCTTCTATTGGTGGATTTAAAAAATTCTATGCTGATTGCTTCCCCCTTATTGTGAACAAGGAAGTGCCTGAATTTCAATGGAATGAATATCTCGAGTATTCTGAAGAATTGACCGAAGCGGAATACTATGGTGACATGGATGACTTTGAAATTGTTGCTCCATCAGATTTTGTCTCTATTGTCGATGTAAGATACAAAGATAAAACAATATGTTCAAAAGTCCTTTGGGGCATTCCTAACGCAAACGGGTTCCCACATTGGTTTTACAGCTGTCCATTTCGAATTGATCTTTTTACGTACACTACCAGAGATGATGAACATGCGGAGGAAGTTACTCTATCAGTTTCTGATGGATTGCCTCCAATTACATCTATGGAGAAAGAGAGGAAAGATGGTAAGCTCTGGCAAGAGCTCAGGGACGGAATACGCCTTAGTTGGATTGTTGTGAATACCAAAATAAAACAAGCTGCTAATCTCTCGAGCTGGAGTTCCCTAGGAGGGCAAAGACATTGGCCAACAGATAAGGACTTCCTGCTTCGTTTTGGTTCAGTTCTTCCTGCCAAGGACATTCTACCTTGTCAAGCTGTGGAATGTATCGTCCTTATGAAGTTCAGAGTGATCTATTCAGAAGCGGGAGGTATACCGACAACTCTCAAACTGACAGAACTAAGCATGCAATTGGGAGACATGGAAGGTGCTCATCTAAATGGTAGAAACAGTTTGCTTGTCCTCAAGGATGCATTGAGCAGCAAACGGAGCAAGAATTACAACGAGACACTCGAATCATGTCAACTGTATTCAAAGGTGCAAAGTGAGCTAAgggaagaaaaaatgagaaatgagAGTAGGTTAGATAGACTTTATATATTAGGAGGCATTATGACCTGCATCACAGTATGTTTCTATTTGTGGTGA
- the LOC107853519 gene encoding probable F-box protein At2g36090 isoform X2, with amino-acid sequence MATSVTSAESTGSLSSDLFYDILRRLDGATLASAACACEAFCSISKEEKLWENVCSSMWPSTNRDDVKGLISSIGGFKKFYADCFPLIVNKEVPEFQWNEYLEYSEELTEAEYYGDMDDFEIVAPSDFVSIVDVRYKDKTICSKVLWGIPNANGFPHWFYSCPFRIDLFTYTTRDDEHAEEVTLSVSDGLPPITSMEKERKDGKLWQELRDGIRLSWIVVNTKIKQAANLSSWSSLGGQRHWPTDKDFLLRFGSVLPAKDILPCQAVECIVLMKFRVIYSEAGGIPTTLKLTELSMQLGDMEGAHLNGRNSLLVLKDALSSKRSKNYNETLESCQLYSKVQSELREEKMRNESRLDRLYILGGIMTCITVCFYLW; translated from the coding sequence ATGGCCACATCAGTTACATCTGCTGAAAGCACAGGATCCTTAAGTAGTGATCTGTTCTACGACATACTCAGGCGTCTTGATGGTGCAACTTTGGCTAGTGCTGCCTGTGCATGTGAAGCATTCTGCTCGATTTCCAAGGAAGAGAAGCTTTGGGAAAATGTATGCTCTTCTATGTGGCCTTCAACCAACAGGGATGACGTCAAAGGATTAATATCTTCTATTGGTGGATTTAAAAAATTCTATGCTGATTGCTTCCCCCTTATTGTGAACAAGGAAGTGCCTGAATTTCAATGGAATGAATATCTCGAGTATTCTGAAGAATTGACCGAAGCGGAATACTATGGTGACATGGATGACTTTGAAATTGTTGCTCCATCAGATTTTGTCTCTATTGTCGATGTAAGATACAAAGATAAAACAATATGTTCAAAAGTCCTTTGGGGCATTCCTAACGCAAACGGGTTCCCACATTGGTTTTACAGCTGTCCATTTCGAATTGATCTTTTTACGTACACTACCAGAGATGATGAACATGCGGAGGAAGTTACTCTATCAGTTTCTGATGGATTGCCTCCAATTACATCTATGGAGAAAGAGAGGAAAGATGGTAAGCTCTGGCAAGAGCTCAGGGACGGAATACGCCTTAGTTGGATTGTTGTGAATACCAAAATAAAACAAGCTGCTAATCTCTCGAGCTGGAGTTCCCTAGGAGGGCAAAGACATTGGCCAACAGATAAGGACTTCCTGCTTCGTTTTGGTTCAGTTCTTCCTGCCAAGGACATTCTACCTTGTCAAGCTGTGGAATGTATCGTCCTTATGAAGTTCAGAGTGATCTATTCAGAAGCGGGAGGTATACCGACAACTCTCAAACTGACAGAACTAAGCATGCAATTGGGAGACATGGAAGGTGCTCATCTAAATGGTAGAAACAGTTTGCTTGTCCTCAAGGATGCATTGAGCAGCAAACGGAGCAAGAATTACAACGAGACACTCGAATCATGTCAACTGTATTCAAAGGTGCAAAGTGAGCTAAgggaagaaaaaatgagaaatgagAGTAGGTTAGATAGACTTTATATATTAGGAGGCATTATGACCTGCATCACAGTATGTTTCTATTTGTGGTGA